Below is a window of Flavobacteriales bacterium TMED191 DNA.
CAAAATTTTTATCTGGTATACAACTCAAAGGATCTGAAATTAAATCTATAAGATCTGGACAAGTAAATATATCTGAAGCATTCTGTTATGTATCTGACAATGAATTGTGGATTAAAAATATGGATATTAAAAAATATCAATTTTGCCAAAACAATGACTATAACCCTTTAAGACAAAGAAAATTACTTCTTAAAAGAATAGAAATAAACAAAATACAAAAACAACTAAACGAAAAAGGTATGTCACTGATACCTGTAAAATTAGTAATTAATGAAAAGGGGTTTGCAAAAATTGAAATTGCATTAGGAAAAGGAAAAAAACTATATGACAAAAGAGAAACCTTGAAAAAAAGAGATGCAAATATGGAAATGGAGAGAAAAAAAAGGGAGAAATAAATTCTCCCTAATTCCAAATAAATTGAGTAGCGATTAGAAATAATAATTTATTTTTATAACTGTATTATTAGAATTGTTTCCTATTATAAATGATGTTTTATTATCAGTAACGTGCATTGTAGCACCGTAATGATATTCAGCGCCAATTGCTATTTTAGGTAGAAAAAAATATTCACAACCAATAAAAAAAGAAGTCATAATATGCATATTGTAGCCATCCTCGTATGTAAGAGTAGGAATAGAAAGCCAATCACTTGAATCAAATTTCTCACCAATACCAATAAACCCATTATAACCCCACATTCCTTGCAGTCTAGTTGATCCACGTCTATTTTCAATACCATATCCCAAACCCATACTCCAAGTTTCTAAATGGGTGTCAAAATTTGCTCCAAAAGTATATCTCACAGCCCTTTTATTTGAGTTAAATTTTTTAATATAAAAAAATAAATCATCTCCAAATGATGGAGCATTCAAAGATGAGTTATTACCCGTTAACACATCAGATAAAAAATTAAAAAAAGGGTCGGCAGACATACCAATGGACCAGTCATCTTTTTCAGGTAAAATATTTGTACCAAATTCATTTTTAGTGATTTGTGAAATAGAAACACTGAAAATTAAAAATAGGGGGAGAAATAAATATCTTTTCATATTAAATTATGATTACTACAAATTTGAAGAAATATATTTTTGTTTATTTTTTTTTCTTAGATTAATACAAACAAAGAAATGTTGATATGTCTAAAAATAATTTAAAAAAAAAGGGGAAGTAACCTCCCCCTTAATAATATATAAATTTAGATTATTAGAAAGTATATCTAAAAGACCATGCAAGACCTAAAGTCGACTGTGAAGCATTAGAATTCAAAGGACTAACTTCTAAGCCAGGCATATTATATTTTAACATAGGCTCAAACCAAAGTTTACCATCAAAACCAAGCTCTAATGAAACACCACCAGCAAGATGAGTATCAGGGTCATCTCCATCACCCATTCTCATA
It encodes the following:
- the smpB gene encoding SsrA-binding protein SmpB, whose amino-acid sequence is MTTKDRIISNNKKAFYSYSISTKFLSGIQLKGSEIKSIRSGQVNISEAFCYVSDNELWIKNMDIKKYQFCQNNDYNPLRQRKLLLKRIEINKIQKQLNEKGMSLIPVKLVINEKGFAKIEIALGKGKKLYDKRETLKKRDANMEMERKKREK